One genomic segment of Ipomoea triloba cultivar NCNSP0323 chromosome 9, ASM357664v1 includes these proteins:
- the LOC116028887 gene encoding helicase-like transcription factor CHR28 isoform X2 — protein MMISNGTANIWSPEELRESASGGGGGGGGEGTEVVEFPAEMVDMEVLWNLLSETESDSSQSRQEDSSLSFAPHDSRSGVLDGSLHSKERAVIFDPPLHSCSGSLTDLQPIQDHGQFCSDKENAFYSSASNIQDDRLSHSHLIAENNLKASVTSNMVESSRMEIETLQYNESHALFSSGQISDLLDEPWEQYSDMLLGDSLHFPSCSDFDFGILPCDGDNMLNVKDEEWGPSTWDAGSNNIVSGEGLTRRTNEGVVDGYSNTWDINVNFQHACKSELHFTGYKNRETDCKVATQSWAYDPSYVFSRKQEVCAEDLKDDIIDRKPFSDADAALSNDPPNPFSPCLLPSNSGKSHLVYRKDENEGMPHESGGPHNHLYLVDNTTLENPFLVQNDCALNGLVGDKYGSLPSTSVKQGLDCVKTENIHSLQKTNDSCLLTTAHQSVQSSSLAQRTCAAPDDDDVCILEDISASAQRNPCPPNGKSLVNLQHATFSETSTRVGAGYMRFKPNGEQFVFRTALQDLSQPRSEDKPPDGVLAVPLLRHQRIALSWMVKKETTNPRCSGGILADDQGLGKTISTIALILKERSPSVKTFAAFTKQTEAETLNLDDDDDAPTKLNNGANSCQPNGCSATVAKPSAHAKGRAAAGTLIVCPTSVLRQWFDELHNKVANTANLSVLVYHGCNRTKDPFELAKYDVVLTTYSIVSMEVPKQPLVDDEDETQKHTTDSLNGVSSSRKRKSPLNSGKKSLKGKKGTEGELLDTDVRPLARVAWFRVVLDEAQSIKNHKTQVARACWGLRAKRRWCLSGTPIQNAIDDLYSYFRFLRFEPYSSYKLFCSSLKVPIQKHPTSGYRKLQTVLKTVMLRRTKGSQIDGEPILTLPPKRIELKKVEFTQEERGFYCRLEAESRAQFAKYAAAGTVKQNYVNILLMLLRLRQACDHPYLVGGSNSSLDWRSSIEMAKKLPQEKRILLLNCLEASLAICSICSDAPEDAVVTVCGHVFCNQCICEHLTGDDTHCPATDCKTQLIFSSLFSKKILTDSASDQPSLLNNPDYTGSESGETSQPYSFGCSYGSSKIKAALEVLQSLSKSRDCPPMVSSPGCKDEGNCYSENTSDSGSGVSHVKMNSGLDGNSNHSTKIPGEKALVFSQWTGMLDLLEACLKKSSIQYRRLDGTMSVAARDKAVKDFKTIPEVSVMIMSLKAASLGLNMVAACHVILLDLWWNPTTEDQAIDRAHRIGQTRPVTVLRLTVKDTVEDRILALQQKKREMVASAFGEDENGSRQTRLTVEDLEYLFRH, from the exons ATGATGATATCGAATGGGACTGCTAACATTTGGTCGCCGGAGGAGTTGCGGGAATCCGCCTCAGGAgggggcggcggcggcggcggcgaaggAACTGAAGTCGTTGAATTTCCCGCTGAAATGGTCGACATGGAGGTGTTGTGGAACTTGCTTTCGGAGACGGAATCCGATTCTTCGCAG AGTAGGCAAGAAGATTCATCACTGAGTTTTGCACCACATG ATTCTAGGAGTGGAGTTTTGGATGGTTCCCTTCACTCAAAAGAGAGAGCAGTAATCTTTGACCCTCCGTTGCATAGTTGCAGTGGGAGCCTGACTGACTTGCAACCAATTCAGGACCATGGCCAATTCTGTTCAGACAAGGAGAATGCCTTCTACAGTTCTGCATCTAATATCCAAGATGATA GGTTGTCTCATAGCCACTTGATAGCTGAAAATAACTTGAAAGCATCAGTAACATCCAATATGGTGGAATCATCTAGGATGGAAATAGAGACACTCCAATACAATGAATCTCATGCTCTGTTCAGTTCGGGGCAAATTTCTGATCTTCTGGATGAGCCTTGGGAGCAGTATTCAGATATGTTGTTGGGAGACAGTTTACACTTCCCTTCTTGTAGTGATTTTGATTTTGGGATTTTGCCTTGTGATGGTGATAATATGCTTAATGTAAAAGATGAAGAATGGGGGCCTTCAACTTGGGATGCTGGTTCAAACAACATTGTTTCCGGGGAAGGTTTGACTAGGAGAACAAATGAGGGGGTTGTAGATGGATACTCCAACACTTGggatataaatgtcaattttcaGCATGCTTGTAAAAGTGAATTACATTTCACTGGGTATAAAAACAGAGAGACTGATTGTAAGGTGGCTACTCAGTCTTGGGCATATGATCCGTCATATGTGTTCTCTAGAAAGCAAGAAGTATGTGCAGAGGATTTAAAAGATGATATTATTGATAGAAAACCATTTAGCGATGCTGATGCTGCACTTTCTAATGATCCACCAAATCCATTTTCTCCCTGTCTACTACCTTCCAATTCAGGTAAAAGTCATTTGGTTTATAGAAAGGATGAAAATGAAGGCATGCCACATGAATCAGGAGGGCCACACAATCATCTTTATCTGGTTGACAACACTACTTTGGAAAACCCCTTTCTGGTTCAAAATGATTGTGCACTAAATGGTCTGGTTGGAGACAAATATGGTTCCTTGCCATCTACTTCTGTTAAACAGGGGTTAGACTGTGTTAAAACAGAAAACATACATAGTTTGCAAAAAACAAATGACTCGTGTTTATTAACCACTGCCCACCAATCTGTTCAAAGTAGTTCATTAGCTCAAAGAACTTGTGCTGCtcctgatgatgatgatgtgtgCATTCTGGAGGATATAAGTGCGTCAGCTCAACGAAATCCATGTCCGCCTAATGGGAAGTCACTTGTTAACTTGCAACATGCTACATTTAGTGAAACTTCTACTCGTGTTGGAGCAGGATATATGAGATTCAAGCCAAATGGCGAGCAATTTGTTTTTCGCACTGCATTGCAG GACCTTTCTCAGCCAAGATCGGAAGACAAACCTCCAGATGGTGTTTTGGCTGTTCCTCTTTTGAGACACCAG CGAATTGCTTTATCATGGATGGTCAAGAAAGAAACAACAAATCCACGCTGTTCTGGTGGGATTCTCGCAGACGATCAG gGGCTTGGAAAGACAATATCAACCATTGCTCTTATACTCAAAGAAAGGTCTCCATCTGTTAAAACCTTTGCAGCCTTTACAAAACAAACTGAGGCAGAGACGTTGAatttggatgatgatgatgatgctccTACTAAGTTAAATAATGGTGCTAATTCTTGTCAGCCTAATGGATGCTCTGCCACAGTTGCTAAACCATCTGCACATGCTAAAGGTAGGGCAGCTGCCGGCACCCTTATTGTATGCCCAACAAGTGTCCTACGCCAATGGTTTGACGAATTGCATAATAAGGTAGCGAACACAGCTAATCTTTCTGTTCTAGTATACCATGGATGCAATAGGACGAAGGATCCTTTTGAGCTAGCAAAGTATGATGTTGTGCTTACAACGTATTCAATTGTAAGTATGGAAGTTCCGAAACAGCCTCTtgttgatgatgaggatgagaCACAAAAGCACACCACTGATTCACTAAATGGCGTTTCATCTAGTAGAAAGAGGAAAAGTCCTCTTAACTCTGGAAAGAAATCGCTAAAGGGGAAGAAGGGAACAGAAGGTGAATTGCTTGATACTGATGTCCGTCCCCTTGCTCGGGTCGCCTGGTTTAGGGTTGTATTAGATGAGGCACAAAGCATCAAGAATCACAAAACTCAAGTGGCAAGAGCTTGTTGGGGTCTACGTGCTAAAAGGCGGTGGTGCTTGTCGGGTACACCTATCCAGAATGCAATTGATGATCTATATAGCTACTTCAGATTTCTTAGATTTGAGCCATATTCTTCATATAAACTATTCTGCTCTTCACTCAAAGTCCCCATTCAGAAACATCCAACAAGTGGGTACAGAAAACTGCAAACAGTGCTTAAAACTGTAATGCTTCGCCGAACTAAAG GATCACAAATTGATGGCGAACCAATTCTCACCCTTCCTCCTAAGAGAATAGAACTGAAAAAAGTTGAATTTACACAAGAGGAACGGGGTTTTTATTGCAGACTTGAGGCTGAATCACGAGCACAGTTCGCA AAATATGCAGCTGCTGGAACTGTCAAACAGAATTATGTTAACATATTACTGATGCTCCTGCGGCTCCGTCAAGCTTGTGATCACCCTTATCTTGTTGGGGGATCCAATTCAAGTTTAGATTGGAGATCTTCAATTGAAATGGCAAAGAAACTACCCCAAGAGAAACGAATTTTACTTTTGAATTGCTTGGAGGCTTCTTTAGCAATTTGTAGCATATGCAGT GATGCACCTGAAGATGCTGTTGTCACAGTCTGTGGACATGTCTTTTGCAATCAGTGCATTTGTGAGCATTTAACTGGTGACGACACCCATTGTCCTGCAACAGATTGCAAAACTCAActcattttttcttcattattctCTAAAAAAATTTTGACTGATTCTGCATCTGATCAGCCCAGTCTTTTAAATAATCCTGATTACACTGGCTCGGAGTCTGGTGAAACATCCCAGCCCTATTCTTTTGGATGTTCATATGGTTCTTCAAAAATTAAGGCTGCTCTTGAGGTTTTGCAATCTCTGTCTAAATCACGGGATTGCCCCCCTATGGTTAGCTCCCCAGGATGTAAAGATGAAGGAAATTGTTACTCTGAGAACACATCTGATTCTGGCTCAGGAGTGTCACATGTTAAAATGAACTCGGGCTTGGATGGAAATTCTAATCACTCAACTAAAATACCTGGAGAGAAAGCACTTGTCTTTTCCCAGTGGACAGGGATGTTGGATCTGCTTGAAGCTTGTCTAAAGAAGTCATCTATTCAGTACAGAAGACTAGATGGGACTATGTCTGTTGCTGCTAGAGACAAAGCTGTGAAAGATTTTAAAACAATTCCAGAA GTATCTGTCATGATTATGTCTCTAAAAGCTGCAAGCCTTGGACTGAACATGGTTGCAGCCTGTCATGTCATCCTCCTAGACCTATGGTGGAATCCGACAACTGAAGATCAAGCAATTGATAGAGCACATCGGATTGGGCAGACTCGTCCTGTTACAGTTTTGCGGTTGACTGTAAAGGATACTGTTGAAGATCGTATCTTGGCTCTTCAG CaaaagaagagagaaatggTGGCTTCTGCATTTGGAGAAGATGAGAATGGCAGTAGACAGACTCGTCTAACCGTGGAGGACTTGGAATACCTATTCCGGCACTAA
- the LOC116028887 gene encoding helicase-like transcription factor CHR28 isoform X1: MMISNGTANIWSPEELRESASGGGGGGGGEGTEVVEFPAEMVDMEVLWNLLSETESDSSQSRQEDSSLSFAPHDSRSGVLDGSLHSKERAVIFDPPLHSCSGSLTDLQPIQDHGQFCSDKENAFYSSASNIQDDRLSHSHLIAENNLKASVTSNMVESSRMEIETLQYNESHALFSSGQISDLLDEPWEQYSDMLLGDSLHFPSCSDFDFGILPCDGDNMLNVKDEEWGPSTWDAGSNNIVSGEGLTRRTNEGVVDGYSNTWDINVNFQHACKSELHFTGYKNRETDCKVATQSWAYDPSYVFSRKQEVCAEDLKDDIIDRKPFSDADAALSNDPPNPFSPCLLPSNSGKSHLVYRKDENEGMPHESGGPHNHLYLVDNTTLENPFLVQNDCALNGLVGDKYGSLPSTSVKQGLDCVKTENIHSLQKTNDSCLLTTAHQSVQSSSLAQRTCAAPDDDDVCILEDISASAQRNPCPPNGKSLVNLQHATFSETSTRVGAGYMRFKPNGEQFVFRTALQYAAFFQDLSQPRSEDKPPDGVLAVPLLRHQRIALSWMVKKETTNPRCSGGILADDQGLGKTISTIALILKERSPSVKTFAAFTKQTEAETLNLDDDDDAPTKLNNGANSCQPNGCSATVAKPSAHAKGRAAAGTLIVCPTSVLRQWFDELHNKVANTANLSVLVYHGCNRTKDPFELAKYDVVLTTYSIVSMEVPKQPLVDDEDETQKHTTDSLNGVSSSRKRKSPLNSGKKSLKGKKGTEGELLDTDVRPLARVAWFRVVLDEAQSIKNHKTQVARACWGLRAKRRWCLSGTPIQNAIDDLYSYFRFLRFEPYSSYKLFCSSLKVPIQKHPTSGYRKLQTVLKTVMLRRTKGSQIDGEPILTLPPKRIELKKVEFTQEERGFYCRLEAESRAQFAKYAAAGTVKQNYVNILLMLLRLRQACDHPYLVGGSNSSLDWRSSIEMAKKLPQEKRILLLNCLEASLAICSICSDAPEDAVVTVCGHVFCNQCICEHLTGDDTHCPATDCKTQLIFSSLFSKKILTDSASDQPSLLNNPDYTGSESGETSQPYSFGCSYGSSKIKAALEVLQSLSKSRDCPPMVSSPGCKDEGNCYSENTSDSGSGVSHVKMNSGLDGNSNHSTKIPGEKALVFSQWTGMLDLLEACLKKSSIQYRRLDGTMSVAARDKAVKDFKTIPEVSVMIMSLKAASLGLNMVAACHVILLDLWWNPTTEDQAIDRAHRIGQTRPVTVLRLTVKDTVEDRILALQQKKREMVASAFGEDENGSRQTRLTVEDLEYLFRH; the protein is encoded by the exons ATGATGATATCGAATGGGACTGCTAACATTTGGTCGCCGGAGGAGTTGCGGGAATCCGCCTCAGGAgggggcggcggcggcggcggcgaaggAACTGAAGTCGTTGAATTTCCCGCTGAAATGGTCGACATGGAGGTGTTGTGGAACTTGCTTTCGGAGACGGAATCCGATTCTTCGCAG AGTAGGCAAGAAGATTCATCACTGAGTTTTGCACCACATG ATTCTAGGAGTGGAGTTTTGGATGGTTCCCTTCACTCAAAAGAGAGAGCAGTAATCTTTGACCCTCCGTTGCATAGTTGCAGTGGGAGCCTGACTGACTTGCAACCAATTCAGGACCATGGCCAATTCTGTTCAGACAAGGAGAATGCCTTCTACAGTTCTGCATCTAATATCCAAGATGATA GGTTGTCTCATAGCCACTTGATAGCTGAAAATAACTTGAAAGCATCAGTAACATCCAATATGGTGGAATCATCTAGGATGGAAATAGAGACACTCCAATACAATGAATCTCATGCTCTGTTCAGTTCGGGGCAAATTTCTGATCTTCTGGATGAGCCTTGGGAGCAGTATTCAGATATGTTGTTGGGAGACAGTTTACACTTCCCTTCTTGTAGTGATTTTGATTTTGGGATTTTGCCTTGTGATGGTGATAATATGCTTAATGTAAAAGATGAAGAATGGGGGCCTTCAACTTGGGATGCTGGTTCAAACAACATTGTTTCCGGGGAAGGTTTGACTAGGAGAACAAATGAGGGGGTTGTAGATGGATACTCCAACACTTGggatataaatgtcaattttcaGCATGCTTGTAAAAGTGAATTACATTTCACTGGGTATAAAAACAGAGAGACTGATTGTAAGGTGGCTACTCAGTCTTGGGCATATGATCCGTCATATGTGTTCTCTAGAAAGCAAGAAGTATGTGCAGAGGATTTAAAAGATGATATTATTGATAGAAAACCATTTAGCGATGCTGATGCTGCACTTTCTAATGATCCACCAAATCCATTTTCTCCCTGTCTACTACCTTCCAATTCAGGTAAAAGTCATTTGGTTTATAGAAAGGATGAAAATGAAGGCATGCCACATGAATCAGGAGGGCCACACAATCATCTTTATCTGGTTGACAACACTACTTTGGAAAACCCCTTTCTGGTTCAAAATGATTGTGCACTAAATGGTCTGGTTGGAGACAAATATGGTTCCTTGCCATCTACTTCTGTTAAACAGGGGTTAGACTGTGTTAAAACAGAAAACATACATAGTTTGCAAAAAACAAATGACTCGTGTTTATTAACCACTGCCCACCAATCTGTTCAAAGTAGTTCATTAGCTCAAAGAACTTGTGCTGCtcctgatgatgatgatgtgtgCATTCTGGAGGATATAAGTGCGTCAGCTCAACGAAATCCATGTCCGCCTAATGGGAAGTCACTTGTTAACTTGCAACATGCTACATTTAGTGAAACTTCTACTCGTGTTGGAGCAGGATATATGAGATTCAAGCCAAATGGCGAGCAATTTGTTTTTCGCACTGCATTGCAG TATGCTGCATTTTTCCAGGACCTTTCTCAGCCAAGATCGGAAGACAAACCTCCAGATGGTGTTTTGGCTGTTCCTCTTTTGAGACACCAG CGAATTGCTTTATCATGGATGGTCAAGAAAGAAACAACAAATCCACGCTGTTCTGGTGGGATTCTCGCAGACGATCAG gGGCTTGGAAAGACAATATCAACCATTGCTCTTATACTCAAAGAAAGGTCTCCATCTGTTAAAACCTTTGCAGCCTTTACAAAACAAACTGAGGCAGAGACGTTGAatttggatgatgatgatgatgctccTACTAAGTTAAATAATGGTGCTAATTCTTGTCAGCCTAATGGATGCTCTGCCACAGTTGCTAAACCATCTGCACATGCTAAAGGTAGGGCAGCTGCCGGCACCCTTATTGTATGCCCAACAAGTGTCCTACGCCAATGGTTTGACGAATTGCATAATAAGGTAGCGAACACAGCTAATCTTTCTGTTCTAGTATACCATGGATGCAATAGGACGAAGGATCCTTTTGAGCTAGCAAAGTATGATGTTGTGCTTACAACGTATTCAATTGTAAGTATGGAAGTTCCGAAACAGCCTCTtgttgatgatgaggatgagaCACAAAAGCACACCACTGATTCACTAAATGGCGTTTCATCTAGTAGAAAGAGGAAAAGTCCTCTTAACTCTGGAAAGAAATCGCTAAAGGGGAAGAAGGGAACAGAAGGTGAATTGCTTGATACTGATGTCCGTCCCCTTGCTCGGGTCGCCTGGTTTAGGGTTGTATTAGATGAGGCACAAAGCATCAAGAATCACAAAACTCAAGTGGCAAGAGCTTGTTGGGGTCTACGTGCTAAAAGGCGGTGGTGCTTGTCGGGTACACCTATCCAGAATGCAATTGATGATCTATATAGCTACTTCAGATTTCTTAGATTTGAGCCATATTCTTCATATAAACTATTCTGCTCTTCACTCAAAGTCCCCATTCAGAAACATCCAACAAGTGGGTACAGAAAACTGCAAACAGTGCTTAAAACTGTAATGCTTCGCCGAACTAAAG GATCACAAATTGATGGCGAACCAATTCTCACCCTTCCTCCTAAGAGAATAGAACTGAAAAAAGTTGAATTTACACAAGAGGAACGGGGTTTTTATTGCAGACTTGAGGCTGAATCACGAGCACAGTTCGCA AAATATGCAGCTGCTGGAACTGTCAAACAGAATTATGTTAACATATTACTGATGCTCCTGCGGCTCCGTCAAGCTTGTGATCACCCTTATCTTGTTGGGGGATCCAATTCAAGTTTAGATTGGAGATCTTCAATTGAAATGGCAAAGAAACTACCCCAAGAGAAACGAATTTTACTTTTGAATTGCTTGGAGGCTTCTTTAGCAATTTGTAGCATATGCAGT GATGCACCTGAAGATGCTGTTGTCACAGTCTGTGGACATGTCTTTTGCAATCAGTGCATTTGTGAGCATTTAACTGGTGACGACACCCATTGTCCTGCAACAGATTGCAAAACTCAActcattttttcttcattattctCTAAAAAAATTTTGACTGATTCTGCATCTGATCAGCCCAGTCTTTTAAATAATCCTGATTACACTGGCTCGGAGTCTGGTGAAACATCCCAGCCCTATTCTTTTGGATGTTCATATGGTTCTTCAAAAATTAAGGCTGCTCTTGAGGTTTTGCAATCTCTGTCTAAATCACGGGATTGCCCCCCTATGGTTAGCTCCCCAGGATGTAAAGATGAAGGAAATTGTTACTCTGAGAACACATCTGATTCTGGCTCAGGAGTGTCACATGTTAAAATGAACTCGGGCTTGGATGGAAATTCTAATCACTCAACTAAAATACCTGGAGAGAAAGCACTTGTCTTTTCCCAGTGGACAGGGATGTTGGATCTGCTTGAAGCTTGTCTAAAGAAGTCATCTATTCAGTACAGAAGACTAGATGGGACTATGTCTGTTGCTGCTAGAGACAAAGCTGTGAAAGATTTTAAAACAATTCCAGAA GTATCTGTCATGATTATGTCTCTAAAAGCTGCAAGCCTTGGACTGAACATGGTTGCAGCCTGTCATGTCATCCTCCTAGACCTATGGTGGAATCCGACAACTGAAGATCAAGCAATTGATAGAGCACATCGGATTGGGCAGACTCGTCCTGTTACAGTTTTGCGGTTGACTGTAAAGGATACTGTTGAAGATCGTATCTTGGCTCTTCAG CaaaagaagagagaaatggTGGCTTCTGCATTTGGAGAAGATGAGAATGGCAGTAGACAGACTCGTCTAACCGTGGAGGACTTGGAATACCTATTCCGGCACTAA